One Alkalidesulfovibrio alkalitolerans DSM 16529 genomic region harbors:
- the bamA gene encoding outer membrane protein assembly factor BamA, whose translation MPTPCATLSRACRLFAVLLFFTALVCPGAAQAQATRILVLPFEVNAGPELGYLRESLQGLLAEKLRDQGLDVVPAEEAKALVEQRKVTRIDTASARELTLLAKAQNAIYGSFTQVGEAISLDARLVDGFGLKPDRNIYVAKDGLISILPAVEEVARSVRMELMSTDVVSQVSVEGLRFLDPDIVLMRVRMQKGEVFSPEVANQDLREIFNLGYFEDVRVESRDTPEGKHVVFVVEEKPRVAAISLYGVDELKEDDILAVMNTKTGSVVNLRILSDDLNKIRSLYRDKGYYLAEVSYRFDQTDRGTARLILDIKEGNKLYIRDISIRGANQISESSLKSELALSERGFFSFITGSGILKEDMLERDAAVIEAYYANRGFMDAKVSPPEVDYRDDGIHILFTVEEGARYRVSGVDIRGDLVESQDDLFKITKLDDIAAANDFLDRSIVRDDVHRLSEHYAELGYAFANVDVRFNEDRERQTVSIVYIISKRQKVYIRRVLVEGNTSTRDNVIRRELLLGDGDRFSGRRISRSSERLNKLGYFNAVDIETVPTGDPTQMDLKVKVEERPTGTISAGVGYSSLNRFFVGGQIQERNLFGRGYILALAGQIGGVSTDSSLLFVNPSIYDTKFSWSTSVYWQTYDYTDYEKKTIGGRTALGYPLGEYTTFEAGYSLERFDIRDVDDKSARLIRDFKGVNWSSTVDVGATRDTTDDNFMPTRGTVNRVDVYYSGGPLGGTTDYIKYTYSSHWFQSLMWDTVFHVHGMAGYVSKNYGNNEIPPWVRFYLGGIDDVRGYDGSRISPSDAATGDRIGGNKMFFMNLEYLFPISQSNSIWGVTFFDAGNAWDDDQPYFKDTRQRDGSSLPFGLYKSVGLGIRWNSPFGPIRLEYGYPLDKLRNSSDSGKFEFKIGGAF comes from the coding sequence ATGCCCACACCATGTGCCACGCTTAGCCGAGCCTGTCGGCTTTTCGCCGTGCTGCTTTTCTTCACGGCCCTCGTCTGCCCCGGGGCTGCCCAGGCGCAGGCTACGAGGATTCTGGTTCTGCCCTTCGAGGTCAACGCCGGGCCGGAACTGGGATACCTCCGTGAGAGCCTGCAGGGGTTGCTGGCTGAAAAGCTTCGCGATCAGGGGCTGGACGTCGTTCCTGCCGAGGAGGCCAAGGCTCTCGTCGAGCAGCGCAAGGTCACGCGTATCGACACGGCCTCAGCCCGTGAACTGACGCTGCTGGCCAAGGCGCAAAACGCGATTTACGGATCGTTCACTCAGGTCGGCGAGGCCATCAGTCTGGACGCCCGTCTCGTGGATGGTTTCGGCCTCAAGCCCGACCGGAACATCTATGTCGCCAAGGATGGGCTCATCAGCATTCTTCCCGCCGTGGAGGAGGTCGCCCGCTCCGTGCGCATGGAACTCATGAGCACGGACGTCGTTTCCCAGGTTTCCGTCGAGGGGCTTCGGTTCCTTGATCCCGATATCGTCCTCATGCGCGTCAGGATGCAAAAGGGCGAAGTCTTCAGCCCGGAAGTCGCCAACCAGGACCTGCGCGAAATCTTCAATCTCGGATACTTCGAGGACGTCCGTGTGGAATCGCGCGACACCCCCGAAGGCAAGCACGTCGTCTTCGTGGTCGAAGAGAAGCCCCGCGTGGCAGCCATTTCCCTGTACGGCGTGGACGAACTCAAAGAGGACGACATCCTCGCGGTCATGAACACCAAGACCGGATCGGTGGTCAACCTGCGGATCCTGTCCGACGACCTGAACAAGATCAGGTCGCTCTATCGCGACAAAGGCTACTATCTGGCCGAGGTCTCCTATCGTTTCGACCAGACAGACAGGGGCACCGCCCGCCTCATCCTGGACATCAAGGAAGGCAACAAGCTCTACATCCGCGACATTTCCATCCGTGGAGCCAACCAGATCAGCGAAAGCTCCCTGAAGAGCGAACTCGCCTTGTCGGAGCGCGGCTTCTTTTCCTTCATCACCGGCTCGGGCATCCTCAAGGAGGACATGCTCGAGCGCGATGCCGCCGTCATCGAAGCCTACTATGCCAACAGGGGCTTCATGGACGCCAAGGTTTCGCCCCCGGAGGTAGACTACCGCGACGACGGCATCCACATCTTGTTCACTGTCGAAGAGGGAGCCCGCTATAGGGTTTCCGGCGTGGATATCCGCGGCGATCTCGTGGAATCCCAGGACGACTTGTTCAAGATCACCAAGCTGGATGACATCGCGGCCGCCAACGACTTCCTCGACAGGTCCATCGTCAGGGACGACGTGCATCGACTCTCTGAGCACTATGCGGAACTCGGCTACGCCTTTGCCAACGTCGACGTCCGGTTCAACGAGGACCGTGAACGCCAGACGGTCAGCATCGTGTACATCATTTCCAAACGCCAGAAGGTGTACATCCGGCGCGTGCTGGTCGAGGGCAACACCTCCACCCGCGACAATGTCATCCGGCGTGAACTTCTGTTGGGCGACGGCGACAGATTCAGCGGCAGGCGCATCTCGCGCTCGTCGGAGCGTCTGAACAAGCTCGGATACTTCAATGCCGTGGACATCGAGACGGTGCCCACCGGCGATCCCACGCAGATGGACCTCAAAGTCAAGGTTGAGGAGCGGCCCACGGGCACGATCAGCGCGGGCGTGGGATATTCGAGCCTCAACAGGTTCTTCGTGGGCGGCCAGATTCAGGAGCGAAACCTGTTCGGTCGGGGCTACATCCTGGCGCTGGCAGGCCAGATCGGTGGCGTGAGCACGGATTCGAGCCTCTTGTTTGTCAATCCGAGCATCTACGACACCAAGTTCAGCTGGTCCACGAGCGTCTACTGGCAGACGTACGACTACACCGACTACGAGAAGAAGACCATCGGCGGCCGGACTGCCCTGGGCTATCCTCTGGGCGAATACACCACGTTTGAGGCGGGATATTCACTCGAACGATTCGACATCCGCGACGTGGATGACAAATCCGCGCGCCTCATCAGGGATTTCAAGGGCGTGAACTGGTCGAGCACCGTCGATGTGGGCGCAACGCGCGACACTACGGACGACAACTTCATGCCCACGCGCGGCACGGTGAACAGGGTGGATGTCTATTACAGCGGAGGACCCTTAGGCGGCACCACGGACTACATCAAGTATACCTACAGCAGCCATTGGTTCCAGTCGCTCATGTGGGACACCGTCTTTCACGTGCACGGCATGGCCGGCTACGTCTCCAAAAACTACGGTAACAACGAGATTCCGCCCTGGGTGCGTTTCTACCTGGGCGGCATCGACGACGTGCGCGGCTACGATGGCTCGCGCATCTCCCCTTCCGATGCCGCCACCGGCGATCGCATCGGCGGCAACAAGATGTTCTTCATGAATCTCGAATATCTTTTCCCCATCTCGCAATCCAACAGCATTTGGGGAGTGACCTTCTTCGATGCGGGTAATGCCTGGGACGACGACCAGCCGTATTTCAAGGATACCCGGCAACGAGACGGAAGCTCGCTGCCGTTCGGTCTCTACAAGAGTGTCGGTCTCGGCATCCGCTGGAATTCCCCATTCGGACCGATCCGTCTGGAGTACGGTTATCCGCTTGACAAGCTGCGCAACAGCTCTGATAGCGGCAAGTTTGAATTCAAGATCGGTGGCGCCTTCTAG
- a CDS encoding ABC transporter ATP-binding protein, protein MNDAYVYELSGVAKEFAGPAEKVRVLRNVELRIARGEAVAIIGASGSGKTTLLHLLGTLDTPSQGTIRFEGTDLVSLGATQRARFRNRELGFVFQQHHLLPEFTTLENVAMPGLIAGMPRKEAYARALDALARVSLAERAGFDVTTLSGGERQRAAIARAILLGPRVLLADEPTGSLDEETGRQVGDVLLQLNRDLEMTLVVVTHNLELARKMDRQLELHSGELYAHTMCHA, encoded by the coding sequence ATGAATGACGCATACGTCTACGAACTGAGCGGGGTGGCCAAGGAATTCGCCGGCCCGGCGGAAAAGGTCCGTGTTTTGAGGAACGTGGAGCTTCGGATCGCAAGAGGCGAGGCCGTGGCCATTATCGGGGCCTCGGGGTCGGGCAAAACGACACTCTTGCATCTTTTGGGAACTCTCGATACCCCTTCGCAGGGAACGATACGCTTCGAGGGGACGGACCTCGTCTCTCTCGGCGCAACTCAAAGGGCGCGTTTCCGCAACCGGGAATTGGGGTTCGTGTTTCAACAGCATCATCTATTGCCGGAGTTCACGACGCTCGAGAACGTGGCCATGCCCGGCCTGATCGCCGGGATGCCCCGCAAGGAGGCGTACGCCCGGGCGCTCGACGCGCTCGCGCGCGTGTCCTTGGCCGAACGCGCTGGATTCGACGTGACCACGCTTTCCGGCGGCGAACGGCAGCGCGCGGCCATCGCGCGGGCGATCCTGCTCGGTCCCAGGGTGCTGCTGGCCGACGAGCCCACGGGCAGCCTCGACGAAGAGACCGGCCGTCAGGTCGGTGACGTGCTTTTGCAATTGAACCGCGATCTGGAGATGACCCTGGTCGTCGTCACGCACAATCTGGAATTGGCCCGCAAAATGGACAGGCAACTGGAACTGCACTCCGGAGAGCTCTATGCCCACACCATGTGCCACGCTTAG
- the lysS gene encoding lysine--tRNA ligase — translation MNDSTGTSKAPIKLKIKSPTVERFQPMLQALADKDELNEILKNRVEKAVLLADDGVALFPNDRKKADDVADIWAEHGDSPSEVLEGLSREYLLAGRIVSLRSFGKAAFFHLQDASGRIQAYAQRDDLGQDAYNVFKKLDVGDIVFVRGGLFRTKTDELTVKSAEVTLLSKSMRPLPEKYHGLTNVEIRYRQRYVDLIVTQRAKEIFLARTKIISAMRRFLDAKGFMEVETPILQSIPGGATAKPFITHHNALDMQLYMRIAPELYLKRLLVGGFEKVYEIGRQFRNEGISTQHNPEFTMCEFYWAYATYEDLMDLTEEMFSHLAREVCGDTKVTYQGQEIDLTEGTWRRLSFHESLEQVGGLSPEFFNNFERAKAYVKEKGEKVFDGDKLGKVQAKLFDMHVEQKLVQPTFIYGYPTDISPLSRRNEQNPEITDRFELFICGREISNAFSELNDPVDQRCRFMDQVREKESGDDEAHYMDDDYVRALEYGMPPAAGQGIGIDRLVMLLTDSASIREVILFPLLRPEA, via the coding sequence TTGAACGACAGCACCGGCACGTCCAAAGCCCCCATCAAGTTGAAGATCAAGTCGCCCACCGTGGAGCGCTTTCAGCCAATGCTCCAGGCTCTGGCCGATAAGGACGAGCTCAACGAAATCCTCAAGAACAGGGTCGAAAAAGCGGTGCTCCTGGCCGACGACGGCGTGGCGCTGTTTCCCAACGACCGCAAGAAAGCCGACGACGTGGCCGACATCTGGGCCGAGCACGGCGATTCGCCGTCCGAGGTGCTGGAAGGACTCTCGCGCGAGTACCTGCTTGCGGGGCGCATCGTCTCCCTGCGCTCGTTCGGCAAGGCGGCCTTCTTCCATTTGCAGGACGCCAGCGGTCGCATCCAGGCCTACGCCCAGCGCGACGACCTGGGGCAGGACGCCTACAACGTCTTTAAAAAGCTGGACGTGGGCGACATCGTCTTCGTGCGCGGCGGACTCTTTCGCACCAAGACCGACGAGTTGACGGTCAAGTCGGCCGAGGTCACGCTGCTTTCCAAGTCCATGCGGCCCCTGCCCGAGAAATACCACGGCCTGACCAACGTGGAGATCAGGTACCGCCAGCGGTACGTCGATCTGATCGTGACCCAGCGCGCCAAGGAAATTTTCCTCGCCCGGACCAAGATCATCTCCGCCATGCGCCGCTTCCTCGACGCCAAGGGCTTCATGGAAGTGGAGACGCCGATCCTGCAGTCAATACCCGGCGGCGCCACGGCCAAGCCCTTCATCACGCACCACAACGCCCTGGACATGCAGCTTTACATGCGCATCGCGCCGGAGCTGTACCTCAAGCGGCTCTTGGTGGGCGGCTTCGAGAAGGTCTACGAGATCGGTCGACAGTTCCGCAACGAGGGCATCTCCACCCAGCACAATCCTGAATTCACCATGTGCGAGTTCTACTGGGCCTACGCCACCTATGAGGATCTCATGGACCTCACGGAGGAGATGTTCTCCCACCTCGCCAGGGAAGTCTGCGGCGACACGAAAGTCACCTACCAGGGGCAGGAGATCGACCTCACCGAAGGAACCTGGCGGCGGCTGTCGTTCCACGAATCGCTCGAGCAGGTGGGCGGGCTTTCTCCGGAATTCTTCAATAATTTCGAGCGTGCCAAGGCCTACGTCAAGGAAAAGGGCGAAAAGGTCTTCGACGGCGACAAGCTCGGCAAAGTTCAGGCCAAGCTCTTCGACATGCACGTGGAGCAAAAGCTCGTGCAGCCGACGTTCATCTACGGCTACCCCACGGACATCTCGCCGCTCTCGCGCCGCAACGAGCAAAATCCCGAGATCACCGACCGCTTCGAACTCTTCATCTGCGGCCGCGAGATATCCAACGCCTTTTCGGAACTGAACGATCCCGTGGACCAGCGCTGCCGGTTCATGGATCAGGTGCGCGAGAAGGAGTCGGGCGACGACGAGGCCCACTACATGGACGACGACTACGTGCGCGCCCTTGAGTACGGCATGCCCCCGGCCGCCGGGCAGGGCATCGGTATCGATCGGCTGGTCATGCTGCTCACGGACTCGGCCTCGATCCGTGAGGTCATCCTCTTTCCGCTGCTCAGGCCGGAGGCGTGA
- a CDS encoding L-serine ammonia-lyase, iron-sulfur-dependent, subunit alpha yields MDLHVFFEHEVTPALGCTEPGAVAYAAAVAASRLEGAPRHIHLRLSQNICKNGQSVGIPGAGGLTGNMLAAALGALGGKPEQGLSALTGLDEGVIREAASMVREEKVTQEVVPEVPSVYVEVELLGRGESVTAVVAHRHDNLVEIRQGRKVVFSSGEGEVGAAIPAYLRDLGRMNFAEMWEAAESIDAALRKSMLDGATMNMAVAREGLAKPWGLGVGHHLSRVYGDESLVLSVKAHAAAAADVRMAGGEMPVMSSAGSGNHGLTAIVPPVVAARAWGKSDDELAEALALSHLVTGAVKVKTGRLTPVCGCAVAAGSGAAAALTRLAGGDARQSESAVAYVLAALMGMVCDGAKFACSLKVATASAEAFDAAMLAVHGAPLRTREGLVGPDFLDNARAVGELCGMGFAAVDGVIMRILGGTSGPLAEK; encoded by the coding sequence ATGGACCTGCACGTCTTTTTCGAACACGAAGTCACGCCCGCGTTGGGCTGCACCGAGCCGGGCGCGGTGGCCTACGCCGCCGCCGTCGCGGCCTCGCGCCTCGAAGGCGCGCCGCGCCACATTCATCTTAGGCTCTCGCAGAACATCTGCAAGAACGGGCAAAGCGTAGGCATTCCGGGGGCTGGCGGACTCACGGGCAACATGCTCGCGGCCGCCCTTGGCGCGCTTGGCGGCAAGCCCGAGCAAGGGCTTTCCGCCCTGACGGGCCTTGATGAGGGCGTGATCCGGGAAGCCGCGTCGATGGTGCGCGAGGAGAAGGTCACCCAGGAAGTGGTGCCCGAGGTGCCCAGCGTCTACGTCGAGGTGGAACTGCTCGGGCGCGGGGAGAGCGTGACCGCGGTGGTGGCCCACCGTCACGACAACCTCGTGGAGATTCGTCAGGGCCGGAAGGTGGTCTTTAGTTCGGGGGAAGGCGAGGTCGGAGCGGCCATTCCCGCTTATCTGCGCGATCTGGGCCGCATGAATTTCGCCGAGATGTGGGAGGCCGCCGAGAGTATCGACGCGGCCTTGCGCAAGAGCATGCTCGACGGCGCGACCATGAACATGGCCGTGGCACGCGAGGGGCTCGCCAAGCCGTGGGGGCTTGGCGTCGGACATCACCTTTCGCGGGTTTACGGCGACGAAAGCTTGGTCCTGAGCGTCAAGGCCCATGCGGCGGCGGCCGCGGACGTGCGTATGGCGGGCGGCGAGATGCCGGTCATGAGCAGCGCGGGCAGCGGCAACCACGGACTCACGGCGATCGTCCCCCCTGTGGTGGCGGCTCGCGCCTGGGGAAAGAGCGACGACGAGTTGGCCGAAGCCCTGGCGCTTTCCCACCTTGTGACCGGGGCAGTGAAGGTCAAGACCGGCAGGCTGACGCCGGTATGCGGCTGCGCCGTGGCCGCTGGATCGGGCGCGGCCGCCGCGCTGACCCGGCTCGCTGGCGGCGATGCCCGGCAGAGCGAGAGTGCTGTGGCGTATGTCCTGGCCGCGCTCATGGGCATGGTCTGCGACGGGGCCAAATTTGCCTGCAGTCTCAAGGTCGCCACGGCCTCGGCCGAGGCCTTCGACGCGGCCATGCTGGCCGTGCACGGCGCGCCGCTTCGCACCCGAGAAGGGCTCGTGGGGCCGGATTTCCTGGACAACGCGCGCGCCGTGGGCGAATTGTGCGGCATGGGGTTTGCGGCCGTGGATGGCGTGATCATGCGCATTCTGGGTGGAACATCTGGCCCTCTGGCCGAAAAATGA
- a CDS encoding lipoprotein-releasing ABC transporter permease subunit translates to MSTELFIALRYLFSLRRQAFISLISLFAVLGVCLGVASLIVVMGVMNGFSHDLREKILGVNAHIIVRSFANTIPEYRELAERLAVTPGVKTVSPFVYSEVMLSSDRGVKGIVLRGIDPATAGEALSLERDMIAGSLAELDAEGALPGVIVGRQLAENLGLHVGARVNLLSPMGERSAAGFTPKVKFFTVAGIFRTGMFEYDSSLGYVSMNSAQQLLGFDGDLATGIEVRLHDLERAPAVNEAIRKTLGYPFYSHTWMEMYGNLFAAMQLEKTAMFIILALIILVGSFSIVTTLVMLVMKKTRDIAVLMSLGMGAESIRKIFRLQGTIIGAAGTALGFALGIPAALLLRRYQFIDLPKNVYPVDTLPVRLEAFDLTLIGVASFLLCFLATIYPARKAASMNPVEALRYE, encoded by the coding sequence ATGAGCACCGAACTCTTCATCGCCCTGCGCTATCTCTTTTCGCTGCGCAGACAGGCCTTCATCTCGCTCATCAGCCTGTTCGCGGTGCTGGGCGTGTGCCTCGGCGTGGCCTCGCTGATCGTGGTCATGGGGGTCATGAACGGCTTTTCGCACGACCTGCGCGAGAAGATTCTCGGCGTCAACGCCCACATCATCGTCAGGAGCTTCGCCAACACCATCCCCGAGTATCGTGAACTGGCCGAGCGTCTGGCCGTGACGCCCGGCGTCAAGACCGTGTCGCCCTTCGTCTATTCCGAGGTCATGCTCTCGTCCGACAGGGGCGTGAAGGGCATTGTGCTGCGCGGGATCGACCCGGCCACGGCGGGCGAGGCGCTAAGCCTCGAACGTGACATGATCGCGGGCTCCCTGGCCGAACTGGATGCCGAGGGGGCCTTGCCCGGCGTGATCGTGGGGCGGCAGTTGGCCGAGAACCTGGGGCTTCACGTGGGCGCGCGGGTGAATCTGCTGTCGCCCATGGGCGAGCGGTCGGCCGCGGGCTTCACGCCCAAGGTCAAGTTTTTCACCGTGGCGGGCATCTTCCGCACGGGCATGTTCGAGTACGACTCCTCGCTCGGCTACGTCTCCATGAATTCGGCTCAGCAGTTGCTGGGCTTCGACGGCGATCTGGCCACCGGCATCGAGGTGCGGCTGCACGATCTGGAGCGCGCCCCGGCCGTCAACGAGGCCATCCGCAAGACGCTCGGCTATCCGTTTTACAGCCACACCTGGATGGAGATGTACGGCAACCTGTTCGCGGCCATGCAGCTCGAGAAGACCGCCATGTTCATCATCCTGGCCCTGATCATCCTCGTGGGCTCCTTCAGTATCGTCACGACCCTGGTCATGCTGGTGATGAAGAAGACCCGGGACATCGCCGTGCTCATGTCCTTGGGCATGGGCGCGGAGAGCATCCGCAAGATATTCCGACTGCAGGGCACGATCATCGGCGCAGCGGGCACGGCGCTCGGTTTCGCGCTGGGCATTCCGGCGGCTCTCTTGCTTCGTCGCTATCAGTTCATCGACCTGCCCAAGAACGTCTATCCCGTGGACACGCTGCCGGTGCGCCTCGAAGCTTTCGATCTCACACTCATCGGCGTGGCTTCGTTCCTCCTGTGTTTCCTCGCGACCATCTATCCGGCCCGAAAGGCGGCCTCCATGAACCCGGTCGAGGCGCTGCGCTATGAATGA
- the lpxD gene encoding UDP-3-O-(3-hydroxymyristoyl)glucosamine N-acyltransferase, with product MRILLSELARRFSLELVGDDREVFGVNTLEAAGPGELSFLANPKYADRLATTKAEAVIVSKRHAGVVPRALVSDNPYLSLARIATLFAPEQGFIPPGVHPLAFVHDDAIVAGDASIHPFAVVGPRSVIGAKARLFPHVYVGEDCVVGEGCTLYPGVTLMSGVRLGKGVTCHPGAVLGSDGFGFAQGPEGLVKVPQIGPVVVGDGVEIGANTTIDRGSLGTTEIRSGAKVDNLCQVAHNVRVGEHSILVAQVGVSGSTSIGRGVILAGQAGVVGHLTIGDGAMVGAQAGVGQDLPPGARVSGSPAYEHGLFLRNAALMPKLPEMAKRLKALEKEISALKEGLKNDDA from the coding sequence ATGCGTATCCTGCTGTCCGAACTGGCTAGGCGTTTTTCGCTCGAACTCGTCGGGGACGACCGCGAGGTCTTCGGGGTCAACACCCTGGAGGCCGCGGGCCCCGGCGAGTTGAGCTTTCTGGCCAACCCGAAGTACGCCGACCGTCTTGCCACCACCAAGGCCGAGGCGGTCATCGTGTCGAAACGCCATGCGGGGGTCGTTCCCAGGGCGCTCGTTTCGGACAACCCTTATCTGAGTCTGGCCCGTATCGCCACGCTCTTCGCTCCGGAACAGGGGTTCATTCCGCCGGGCGTTCACCCACTCGCTTTCGTGCACGACGACGCCATCGTCGCGGGCGACGCCTCGATCCATCCCTTCGCCGTGGTCGGGCCGCGCTCGGTGATCGGCGCCAAGGCGCGGCTTTTCCCGCACGTGTATGTGGGCGAGGACTGCGTGGTGGGCGAAGGCTGCACGCTGTACCCAGGTGTTACGCTCATGTCTGGGGTGCGCCTTGGCAAGGGCGTGACCTGCCATCCGGGTGCCGTGCTCGGCTCCGACGGCTTCGGTTTCGCCCAAGGGCCGGAGGGACTGGTCAAGGTGCCGCAGATCGGCCCCGTGGTCGTCGGCGACGGCGTGGAGATCGGGGCCAACACCACCATCGACAGGGGGTCGCTTGGCACCACCGAGATCAGGTCTGGAGCCAAGGTGGACAATCTTTGCCAGGTGGCGCACAACGTACGCGTCGGAGAGCATTCGATCCTCGTGGCCCAGGTGGGCGTCTCCGGCAGCACGAGCATCGGCCGTGGAGTCATTTTGGCCGGGCAGGCAGGCGTTGTGGGCCATTTGACGATAGGTGACGGAGCCATGGTGGGCGCTCAGGCCGGGGTTGGGCAGGATTTGCCGCCTGGAGCCAGGGTCAGCGGCAGCCCTGCGTATGAGCACGGACTGTTCCTGCGCAACGCGGCGCTCATGCCCAAGCTCCCCGAGATGGCCAAGCGACTCAAGGCGCTCGAAAAGGAAATTTCCGCATTGAAGGAAGGATTGAAGAACGATGACGCATGA
- a CDS encoding Rid family detoxifying hydrolase, with the protein MSKALTFVHTEKAPAAVGPYSQAVQAGGFVFVSGQLGLDPASMTLREGFEAQARQALANIGAILAQAGCAVTDIAAVDVFLLDMGQFKVFNGIYAEFMGAHKPARAAIQVAGLPLGGLVEIKCVAVKA; encoded by the coding sequence ATGTCCAAGGCATTGACCTTCGTGCACACGGAAAAGGCCCCGGCCGCGGTCGGACCATACTCCCAGGCCGTTCAGGCGGGCGGTTTCGTCTTCGTCAGCGGCCAGCTCGGCCTCGATCCGGCCTCCATGACCCTGCGTGAGGGCTTCGAGGCCCAGGCGCGTCAGGCCCTGGCCAACATCGGAGCCATTTTGGCCCAGGCCGGGTGCGCGGTCACGGATATCGCCGCCGTGGACGTTTTCTTGCTCGACATGGGCCAGTTCAAGGTTTTCAACGGGATCTACGCGGAGTTCATGGGCGCGCACAAGCCCGCCCGTGCGGCCATTCAGGTGGCGGGGCTGCCGCTCGGCGGCCTGGTGGAGATCAAATGCGTGGCGGTGAAGGCCTGA
- a CDS encoding OmpH family outer membrane protein: protein MRKMIMGFALLLSLAVCAPAFAADLKIGVMNLQRVVEESQAGLEVQKNLRAKFEKMNTDVEKQKTEIERMREEMDRQGMALSPEAMQDKELAFKRRVRDYQDMVMAYQRKLKSEEEQATGPVLDLLAKVVEDYAKRNSYSLILDTAGQFNNVLYNDASVDVSQDIINELNKAWAAKK, encoded by the coding sequence ATGCGTAAGATGATCATGGGTTTCGCCCTACTTCTGTCTCTGGCTGTCTGTGCACCAGCCTTCGCCGCCGACCTCAAGATCGGCGTCATGAACCTGCAACGGGTGGTTGAGGAATCGCAGGCAGGTTTGGAGGTGCAAAAGAATCTCAGGGCCAAGTTTGAGAAAATGAACACCGACGTGGAAAAGCAGAAGACCGAGATCGAGCGCATGCGCGAGGAGATGGACCGCCAGGGCATGGCGCTTTCACCCGAGGCCATGCAGGACAAGGAACTGGCATTCAAGCGCCGGGTTCGCGACTATCAGGACATGGTCATGGCCTACCAGCGCAAGCTCAAGTCCGAGGAGGAACAAGCCACCGGCCCGGTTCTCGATCTGCTCGCCAAGGTGGTCGAGGACTACGCGAAGCGCAACAGCTACAGCCTTATCCTGGACACCGCCGGGCAGTTCAATAACGTTCTCTACAACGATGCTTCCGTGGACGTGAGTCAGGACATCATCAACGAGTTGAACAAGGCCTGGGCCGCCAAGAAGTAG
- a CDS encoding 4Fe-4S binding protein gives MIARLLPVLLSLLLLAAHALRRGEWGLTAAFVLLVALAFSRRSFARPVLAAALAWGLVLWAQTTKNLLAFRIMAGMPWERLLYIMGGVMALAALGLTLLLAARRLRDWFDKSPERASPQAAAFILTAALLGIARAKSPLPVLLANRFWPGSGWLEIFLLALYAAWAAGALGDPKNARRLRPMLWAFFSAVFFAQLALGLSGIQEMLMTGRLHLPVPALIVGGPLFRGEGFFMPILFAVSVLLVGPAWCSWLCYIGAWDDQASRLSRRPPESSPGKLLWYGRGAALALTVGAALSLRALGVSPGTAVLAAAAFGLAGVGIMLAASRRRGYMVHCATYCPMGLVGNLLGRLSPWRLRIDKGCTQCGVCSHACRYGALTMRDLAAGRPGLSCTLCGDCLPACPHSHTGYFFPGLSRQAARSAFLVMVVSLHAVFLGVARI, from the coding sequence ATGATCGCACGGCTTCTTCCGGTGCTGCTCTCGCTGCTGCTCCTGGCTGCCCATGCCCTGCGCCGGGGCGAATGGGGGCTTACGGCCGCCTTCGTGCTGCTCGTCGCCCTGGCCTTTTCGCGCCGCTCCTTCGCGCGGCCGGTCCTGGCCGCGGCCCTGGCCTGGGGGCTTGTGCTCTGGGCCCAGACCACAAAGAACCTGCTGGCCTTTCGCATCATGGCCGGGATGCCATGGGAACGGCTTTTGTACATCATGGGCGGCGTGATGGCCCTGGCCGCGCTCGGCCTGACGCTCCTTTTGGCGGCACGCCGCCTGCGCGACTGGTTCGACAAAAGCCCCGAGCGCGCCTCGCCCCAGGCGGCCGCCTTCATCCTCACGGCCGCCCTGCTGGGCATAGCCCGCGCCAAATCGCCGCTGCCCGTGCTGCTCGCCAACCGCTTCTGGCCCGGCTCGGGCTGGCTCGAAATCTTCCTCCTCGCCCTGTACGCGGCCTGGGCCGCAGGCGCGCTCGGCGACCCAAAGAACGCCCGCCGCCTGCGCCCCATGCTCTGGGCCTTCTTCTCGGCCGTGTTCTTCGCCCAACTCGCCCTGGGACTCTCCGGAATCCAGGAGATGCTCATGACCGGCCGCCTTCACCTGCCCGTGCCCGCGCTCATCGTGGGCGGGCCGCTTTTTAGGGGCGAGGGTTTCTTCATGCCCATCCTCTTCGCGGTCTCGGTCCTGCTCGTGGGCCCGGCCTGGTGCTCATGGCTGTGCTACATCGGCGCCTGGGACGACCAAGCCTCGCGCCTGTCGCGCCGCCCGCCCGAAAGCTCCCCTGGCAAGCTCCTATGGTACGGCCGGGGGGCAGCCCTGGCCCTGACCGTGGGCGCGGCGCTCTCGCTTCGCGCCCTTGGCGTCTCTCCCGGCACGGCAGTGCTCGCGGCCGCGGCCTTCGGACTGGCCGGGGTCGGGATCATGCTCGCGGCCTCGCGCCGCCGGGGCTACATGGTCCACTGCGCCACGTATTGTCCCATGGGGCTCGTGGGCAATCTGCTCGGCCGCCTCTCGCCCTGGCGGCTGCGCATCGACAAGGGCTGCACGCAATGCGGGGTCTGCTCGCACGCCTGCCGCTACGGCGCGCTGACAATGCGCGACCTCGCGGCCGGACGGCCGGGCCTGTCCTGCACCCTGTGCGGCGATTGCCTGCCCGCCTGCCCCCACTCCCATACGGGCTACTTCTTTCCAGGCCTCTCACGGCAGGCGGCGAGGTCCGCGTTCCTGGTCATGGTCGTCTCGCTGCACGCTGTTTTTCTCGGAGTCGCCAGAATTTGA